One genomic segment of Anaeromyxobacter diazotrophicus includes these proteins:
- a CDS encoding SDR family oxidoreductase, with protein sequence MPGRVVITGIAGNLGKALARLLHGEARLVGLDRRPFPERPKDVEHHQLDLRKRKAEEVFRRAPVDALIHLGIMHDPRMPFSEAHSFNVVGTQKILELCVQHGVRKVVVLSSADVYGPLPDNSNFLTEEMPLMAADRYSDVRDLIELDMYAQSFMWKHPEIETVLLRPVHIVGPTVRNAPSNYLRLERPVTVMGFDPMVQLIHEDDACRAMTLALRPGLRGVYNVTGPGEVPLSAVLRELGRRAIPVPHFLARPLLRRAFEARLTSFPPEELDHLQYLCAVDGSRFARDAGWAPTRSMRETIRGVMG encoded by the coding sequence ATGCCGGGCCGCGTCGTCATCACCGGCATCGCCGGCAACCTGGGCAAGGCGCTGGCGCGGCTGCTCCACGGCGAGGCGCGCCTGGTCGGCCTCGACCGCCGCCCCTTCCCGGAGCGGCCGAAGGACGTCGAGCACCACCAGCTCGACCTGCGCAAGCGCAAGGCGGAGGAGGTCTTCCGGCGGGCGCCGGTCGACGCGCTCATCCACCTCGGCATCATGCACGACCCGCGCATGCCGTTCTCGGAGGCGCACAGCTTCAACGTGGTCGGCACGCAGAAGATCCTCGAGCTGTGCGTCCAGCACGGCGTCCGCAAGGTGGTGGTGCTGTCGTCCGCCGACGTCTACGGGCCGCTCCCCGACAACTCCAACTTCCTCACCGAGGAGATGCCGCTCATGGCGGCGGACCGGTACTCGGACGTCCGCGACCTCATCGAGCTCGACATGTACGCGCAGTCGTTCATGTGGAAGCACCCCGAGATCGAGACCGTCCTGCTGCGCCCGGTCCACATCGTGGGGCCGACGGTGCGCAACGCGCCGTCGAACTACCTGCGCCTGGAGCGGCCGGTCACCGTGATGGGCTTCGACCCGATGGTGCAGCTCATCCACGAGGACGACGCCTGCCGCGCCATGACGCTGGCGCTCCGCCCCGGCCTGCGCGGCGTCTACAACGTGACCGGCCCCGGCGAGGTGCCGCTCTCGGCCGTGCTGCGCGAGCTCGGGCGGCGGGCGATCCCGGTGCCCCACTTCCTGGCCCGCCCGCTCCTGCGCCGCGCGTTCGAGGCGCGGCTGACGAGCTTCCCGCCGGAGGAGCTGGATCACCTGCAGTACCTGTGCGCGGTGGACGGGTCCCGGTTTGCGCGAGACGCGGGGTGGGCGCCGACGCGATCGATGCGGGAGACGATCCGGGGGGTGATGGGGTAG
- a CDS encoding glycosyltransferase family 2 protein, with amino-acid sequence MASPPRLSVVIPVYDEEGIVREACLELMARLDERGWDYEVLVTENGSKDRTVELLGALAAEHPRLRFIHSDEPNYGLALRRGILEARGHYVVADEIDLCDVRFYDRALAVLDAGGAEMVVGSKRAPGSHDQRPFYRRLATAVHNTLLRVALGFQGTDTHGVKAFLREAIAPTAARCVVDKDVFASELVLRAALEGQRVVEIPITLAEKRPPSIALFKRVPNVLRQVARLFWVLRVAAPPRRERPGSASQAGAPPTRASGS; translated from the coding sequence ATGGCCTCTCCTCCCCGGCTCTCGGTGGTCATCCCCGTCTACGACGAGGAGGGCATCGTGCGCGAGGCGTGCCTCGAGCTCATGGCGCGGCTCGACGAGCGCGGCTGGGACTACGAGGTGCTGGTCACCGAGAACGGCTCGAAGGACCGCACGGTCGAGCTCCTCGGCGCGCTCGCCGCCGAGCACCCGCGGCTGCGCTTCATCCACTCCGACGAGCCGAACTACGGGCTCGCCCTGCGGCGCGGCATCCTCGAGGCGCGCGGGCACTACGTCGTGGCGGACGAGATCGACCTGTGCGACGTGCGCTTCTACGACCGCGCGCTGGCGGTGCTGGACGCCGGCGGGGCCGAGATGGTGGTGGGCTCGAAGCGTGCCCCGGGCTCGCACGACCAGCGCCCGTTCTACCGGCGCCTCGCCACCGCGGTGCACAACACCTTGCTGCGGGTGGCGCTCGGCTTCCAGGGCACCGACACGCACGGCGTGAAGGCGTTCCTGCGCGAGGCGATCGCGCCCACGGCGGCACGCTGCGTGGTGGACAAGGACGTCTTCGCGAGCGAGCTCGTGCTGCGGGCGGCGCTGGAGGGGCAGCGGGTGGTCGAGATCCCCATCACGCTCGCCGAGAAGCGGCCGCCCTCCATCGCCCTCTTCAAGCGCGTGCCGAACGTGCTCCGGCAGGTGGCGAGGCTGTTCTGGGTGCTGCGGGTGGCGGCGCCGCCGCGCCGCGAGCGCCCCGGCTCCGCCTCCCAGGCCGGGGCGCCGCCCACGCGCGCCTCCGGGTCCTGA
- a CDS encoding polysaccharide deacetylase family protein codes for MLASLSIDLDALEHYHRIHGLPERAPGDDPVYGKAVERFGELCARLGLRGTAFCVGLNLADPAAAAAVRRLAAAGHELGNHSLSHDYALSRRPAAAIAAEVEGGAAAIAAVTGARPVGFRAPGYTLSGPLVSALAAQGYRYDSSTFPALPYYLAKAAVLGTLALGARPSRAILDRPRVLAAPRRPYRPRPDEPYAQGELPLLELPVATGLLGFPLTGTFVATLPAWAVRLLRAGAARRPLLAIELHGVDLLDASDASPALAARQRDLRVPAAEKLRRIERFVRSFGEREWLTLAEAAARLAA; via the coding sequence TTGCTCGCGTCCCTCTCCATCGACCTCGACGCGCTCGAGCACTACCACCGCATCCACGGCCTGCCCGAGCGCGCCCCGGGCGACGATCCCGTCTACGGCAAGGCGGTGGAGCGCTTCGGCGAGCTGTGCGCGCGCCTCGGGCTGCGCGGCACCGCCTTCTGCGTCGGACTGAACCTGGCCGACCCGGCCGCCGCGGCGGCGGTGCGGCGGCTCGCGGCGGCCGGCCACGAGCTCGGGAACCACAGCCTCTCGCACGACTACGCCCTGTCGCGCCGGCCGGCGGCGGCCATCGCGGCCGAGGTGGAGGGCGGCGCGGCGGCGATCGCGGCGGTGACCGGGGCGCGGCCGGTGGGGTTCCGCGCGCCCGGCTACACGCTGTCGGGGCCGCTGGTGAGCGCGCTCGCCGCGCAGGGCTACCGCTACGACAGCTCGACCTTCCCCGCCCTGCCCTACTACCTCGCCAAGGCGGCCGTCCTGGGGACGCTGGCGCTCGGCGCCCGCCCCTCGCGCGCCATCCTCGACCGCCCGCGCGTGCTGGCGGCGCCGCGCCGGCCTTACCGGCCCCGCCCCGACGAGCCCTACGCGCAAGGCGAGCTCCCGCTGCTCGAGCTGCCGGTGGCGACCGGGCTGCTCGGGTTCCCGCTCACCGGCACCTTCGTCGCGACGCTGCCGGCGTGGGCGGTGCGGCTGCTGCGCGCCGGCGCCGCCCGGCGGCCGCTGCTCGCGATCGAGCTGCACGGGGTGGACCTCCTCGACGCCTCCGACGCCTCGCCGGCGCTGGCGGCCCGCCAGCGCGACCTGCGCGTCCCGGCGGCCGAGAAGCTGCGCCGCATTGAGCGCTTCGTCCGCTCGTTCGGCGAGCGCGAGTGGCTCACGCTGGCGGAAGCGGCGGCGCGGCTCGCCGCGTGA
- a CDS encoding lysophospholipid acyltransferase family protein: MSDLGAALRQRLRALTLELGGPGARERLEKLTPPRNEYGVDPYGLDLDFAVSALAPFLWLYRKYFRVEVHGVERVPTEGRVLVVANHSGQLPFDAAMLGVAMLVELDPPRMARALVEKWVPTLPFVSSFYARLGQVVGTPENCRRLLAADEALLVFPEGVRGLNKPYSRRYQLQDFGVGFMRLALEADAPILPVGIVGAEEQAPALANLKSVARLLAMPSLPLSPTLGLPLPARYRLHFGEPLRFHGSPDDEDGVLEEKVRTVKSAIERLLAEGLAARKHVFW, translated from the coding sequence ATGAGCGACCTCGGCGCGGCGCTCCGGCAAAGGCTGCGCGCCCTCACGCTCGAGCTGGGCGGCCCGGGGGCGCGGGAGCGGCTGGAGAAGCTCACCCCGCCTCGCAACGAGTACGGCGTCGACCCGTACGGGCTCGACCTCGACTTCGCCGTCTCGGCGCTGGCGCCCTTCCTGTGGCTCTACCGGAAGTACTTCCGGGTCGAGGTGCACGGGGTCGAGCGCGTCCCGACCGAGGGGCGGGTGCTCGTCGTCGCGAACCACTCCGGCCAGCTCCCCTTCGACGCGGCCATGCTGGGCGTGGCCATGCTGGTCGAGCTCGACCCGCCGCGCATGGCGCGGGCGCTGGTGGAGAAGTGGGTCCCCACCCTGCCCTTCGTCTCGAGCTTCTACGCGCGGCTCGGGCAGGTGGTGGGCACGCCCGAGAACTGCCGGCGGCTGCTGGCCGCCGACGAGGCGCTGCTCGTCTTCCCCGAGGGCGTGCGCGGCCTCAACAAGCCCTACAGCCGCCGGTACCAGCTGCAGGACTTCGGGGTGGGGTTCATGCGGCTCGCCCTGGAGGCGGACGCGCCCATCCTGCCGGTGGGGATCGTCGGCGCGGAGGAGCAGGCCCCGGCGCTCGCCAACCTCAAGTCGGTGGCGCGGCTGCTCGCGATGCCGTCCTTGCCGCTGTCGCCCACGCTCGGCCTGCCGCTCCCGGCGCGCTACCGCCTCCACTTCGGCGAGCCGCTCCGCTTCCACGGCTCGCCGGACGACGAGGACGGCGTGCTGGAGGAGAAGGTCCGCACCGTGAAGTCCGCCATCGAGCGGCTCCTCGCCGAGGGGCTCGCCGCGCGCAAGCACGTCTTCTGGTGA